The following proteins are encoded in a genomic region of Catellatospora sp. TT07R-123:
- a CDS encoding NUDIX hydrolase: MIRSRSPLRTRLVSLGYGVFYRIPPRWRQRLVKLATARYSVGAVMLMFDSEAAEPGRILLLRQPPGRGWTLPAGLLGRHETPLEGVCRETAEETGIVLRPDQIQPAVPNAVVHTRGHWVDTVFTARVPAASTELSVDGAEVWEARWHSLDELPVITPATARLLGHFGIGPEAQGRPVIGTAAR, encoded by the coding sequence GTGATCCGAAGCCGTTCGCCGCTGCGCACCAGGCTCGTGTCCCTCGGCTACGGCGTGTTCTACCGCATCCCGCCGCGGTGGCGGCAGCGGCTGGTGAAACTGGCCACGGCCCGCTACTCGGTGGGCGCGGTCATGCTCATGTTCGACAGCGAGGCCGCCGAGCCCGGACGCATCCTGCTGCTGCGCCAGCCCCCCGGCCGCGGGTGGACCCTGCCCGCGGGCCTGCTGGGACGCCACGAGACCCCCCTTGAGGGCGTCTGCCGCGAGACCGCGGAGGAGACCGGCATCGTGCTGCGCCCCGACCAGATCCAGCCCGCCGTGCCCAACGCGGTCGTGCACACCAGGGGCCACTGGGTGGACACGGTGTTCACCGCCCGGGTGCCCGCGGCCAGCACCGAGCTCAGCGTCGACGGCGCCGAGGTGTGGGAGGCCCGCTGGCACTCCCTCGACGAGCTGCCGGTGATCACCCCGGCGACGGCCCGGCTGCTGGGCCACTTCGGCATCGGCCCCGAGGCGCAGGGCCGCCCGGTCATCGGCACGGCCGCCCGATGA
- a CDS encoding sugar phosphate nucleotidyltransferase — protein sequence MTRHPAPADVCAVVLAAGLGTRLRPLTSLLPKALVPVGNVPLLDRAFARLAAVGLSGPDRVAVNAHWLADEVVRHVGARAHVSVEEQPLGTAGALGNLRRWIAGRAVMVLNADAYVATDSGDLGALLAGWDGERIRLHGVRADKPDPFLGWNFAGASLLPAADAAVLSDLPAELARTTWRPAERAGRLEIVPLGGLYLDCGTPADYLAANLHAAGGDNLIAPGVELTGAATASVVGSGARVHGKVTRCVLWPGAEVAPEESLTDAVRVGTSLTVPAG from the coding sequence ATGACCCGGCACCCCGCCCCCGCCGACGTGTGCGCCGTGGTGCTCGCCGCCGGTCTGGGGACCCGGCTGCGCCCACTGACGTCGCTGCTGCCCAAGGCGCTGGTGCCGGTCGGCAACGTGCCGCTGCTGGACCGGGCCTTCGCGCGCCTGGCCGCCGTGGGCCTGTCCGGCCCCGACCGGGTCGCGGTCAACGCGCACTGGCTGGCCGACGAGGTCGTCCGGCACGTCGGCGCACGGGCCCACGTCAGCGTGGAGGAGCAGCCGCTGGGCACGGCCGGGGCACTGGGCAACCTGCGCCGCTGGATCGCCGGTCGGGCCGTGATGGTGCTCAACGCCGACGCGTACGTCGCCACCGACAGCGGTGACCTCGGTGCGCTGCTGGCGGGGTGGGACGGCGAGCGGATCCGGCTGCACGGCGTACGCGCGGACAAGCCCGACCCGTTCCTCGGCTGGAACTTCGCCGGAGCCTCGCTGCTGCCCGCCGCCGACGCGGCCGTGCTGTCCGACCTGCCCGCCGAGCTCGCCCGCACCACGTGGCGCCCGGCCGAGCGCGCCGGGCGGCTGGAGATCGTCCCGCTGGGCGGGCTGTACCTCGACTGCGGCACCCCCGCCGACTACCTGGCCGCGAACCTGCACGCCGCGGGCGGCGACAACCTGATCGCCCCCGGGGTGGAGCTCACCGGCGCCGCCACGGCCAGTGTCGTCGGCTCCGGCGCTCGCGTACACGGCAAGGTCACCCGCTGCGTCCTCTGGCCCGGCGCCGAAGTCGCCCCCGAGGAGTCCCTCACCGACGCCGTCCGCGTCGGCACCTCCCTCACCGTCCCCGCGGGTTAG
- a CDS encoding Lrp/AsnC family transcriptional regulator, translated as MITAIVLIDCATDAIPEVAEELANLEGVSEVYSVAGGVDLIAIVRVREFDHIAEVIAGGISKVPGVLNTDTHIAFRSYSRHDLEQAFAIGF; from the coding sequence ATGATCACGGCGATTGTGCTGATCGACTGCGCCACGGACGCGATTCCGGAGGTGGCGGAGGAGCTGGCCAACCTTGAAGGGGTCAGTGAGGTCTACTCGGTGGCGGGTGGGGTGGATCTGATCGCCATCGTGCGGGTGCGGGAGTTCGACCACATCGCGGAGGTGATCGCGGGTGGGATCTCGAAGGTGCCGGGGGTGCTGAACACCGATACGCACATCGCGTTCCGGTCCTACTCGCGGCATGATCTGGAGCAGGCGTTCGCGATCGGGTTCTGA
- a CDS encoding alpha/beta fold hydrolase, which translates to MQLSVERGSDRLAVHLHPVDDPAAPLVVVFPAMGVPGGYYKRFAVALNAAGLGVAVADLRGTGASTPAPSRSSRYGYPETVDDVAAVLDALAEHRAGRRTILLGHSLGGQACVMHLARRGPADVDGLVLIAVGLPYWRDYPRGQRLGVLAMTQTVGAVSALLRVWPGWGFGGRQARGVIRDWAYSARWGRFPATVCTPAQLAAIDVPALVVSVDNDRYTPRGVVDHLAALLSGAPVQREHLTSDQAGLALDHFVWVKAGAPLAARITAWLPARQPS; encoded by the coding sequence ATGCAGCTGAGCGTGGAGCGTGGCAGCGACCGGCTGGCGGTGCACCTGCACCCCGTCGACGATCCGGCGGCGCCGCTGGTCGTGGTGTTTCCGGCGATGGGCGTGCCGGGCGGCTACTACAAGCGGTTCGCCGTCGCGCTGAACGCGGCCGGTCTGGGTGTCGCCGTGGCCGACCTGCGCGGCACCGGCGCCAGCACGCCCGCGCCCAGCCGGTCCAGCCGCTACGGCTACCCCGAGACCGTCGACGACGTGGCCGCGGTGCTCGACGCGCTCGCCGAGCACCGCGCCGGCCGGCGCACCATCCTGCTCGGACACTCCCTGGGCGGCCAGGCCTGCGTCATGCACCTGGCCCGCCGGGGCCCGGCCGACGTCGACGGGCTGGTCCTGATCGCCGTCGGGCTGCCGTACTGGCGCGACTATCCGCGCGGGCAGCGGCTGGGCGTGCTGGCCATGACCCAGACCGTCGGCGCGGTGTCGGCGCTGCTGCGGGTGTGGCCGGGTTGGGGCTTCGGCGGCCGCCAGGCGCGTGGCGTCATCCGGGACTGGGCCTACTCGGCACGCTGGGGCCGGTTCCCCGCGACGGTGTGCACCCCGGCGCAGCTCGCCGCGATCGACGTACCGGCGCTGGTCGTCAGCGTCGACAACGACCGGTACACCCCGCGCGGCGTCGTCGACCACCTCGCCGCCCTGCTGTCCGGTGCCCCGGTCCAGCGCGAGCACCTGACCAGCGACCAGGCCGGACTCGCCCTCGACCATTTCGTATGGGTCAAAGCCGGCGCCCCGCTGGCCGCCCGCATCACCGCCTGGCTGCCCGCCCGCCAGCCCTCCTGA
- a CDS encoding cytochrome P450: MDALAAIQTLATAEGRADPYPQYERLRAAGPVVALGEGFFVVTGHQQADRVLRDPSFLVTDEAALERTLPGWRSSAAWRWLGRTMLWRNPPDHGRLRRLAGAAFTARRTAQLRPDVVRLVDGLIDAMGGPGPVDFMDAFAFPLPVAVICTLLGVPESDRDWFRPRAHDLTLALEMFAADPDSMARADEAATDLEDYFVGLLAHRRAHPGDDMLSDLLAAGAAGQIGGAEMVAHLALLLVAGFETTVNLLGNGLSALLARPALTAELRAHPELAGAYVEEMLRFDPPVQATSRFAGQDTDLDGVRIPADGEVMVILAAAARDPRRYPRPERFDPHRDSVPSLSFGAGAHYCLGAPLARLEAQTAFPMLLRRLPRLRLAGPAVRRDRLGFRGFAELPVLDG; encoded by the coding sequence ATGGACGCACTGGCCGCGATACAGACGCTGGCGACCGCCGAGGGCCGCGCCGACCCCTACCCGCAGTACGAGCGGCTGCGCGCGGCAGGCCCGGTCGTGGCCCTGGGGGAGGGCTTCTTCGTCGTCACCGGGCACCAGCAGGCCGACCGCGTGCTGCGCGATCCGTCGTTCCTGGTCACCGACGAGGCGGCACTGGAGCGCACCCTGCCCGGCTGGCGGTCGTCGGCGGCCTGGCGCTGGCTCGGCCGGACCATGCTGTGGCGCAACCCGCCCGACCACGGGCGGTTGCGGCGGCTGGCCGGCGCGGCCTTCACCGCCCGCCGCACGGCGCAGCTGCGCCCCGACGTCGTACGGCTCGTCGACGGCCTGATCGACGCGATGGGCGGCCCCGGGCCGGTCGACTTCATGGACGCGTTCGCGTTCCCGCTGCCGGTGGCGGTGATCTGCACGCTGCTCGGGGTGCCCGAGTCGGACCGGGACTGGTTCCGGCCCCGCGCCCACGACCTCACCCTCGCGCTGGAGATGTTCGCCGCGGACCCCGACAGCATGGCCCGCGCCGACGAGGCCGCCACCGACCTGGAGGACTACTTCGTCGGGCTGCTCGCGCACCGGCGCGCCCACCCCGGCGACGACATGCTCAGCGACCTGCTGGCCGCGGGTGCCGCCGGTCAGATCGGCGGCGCCGAGATGGTGGCGCACCTGGCGCTGCTGCTGGTCGCGGGCTTCGAGACCACCGTCAACCTGCTCGGCAACGGCCTGTCCGCCCTGCTCGCACGGCCCGCGCTCACCGCCGAGCTGCGCGCCCACCCCGAACTGGCCGGGGCGTACGTCGAGGAGATGCTGCGCTTCGATCCGCCGGTGCAGGCCACCTCCCGCTTCGCGGGCCAGGACACCGACCTCGACGGCGTACGGATCCCCGCCGACGGCGAAGTCATGGTGATCCTGGCCGCCGCCGCCCGCGACCCGCGCCGCTACCCCCGGCCGGAGCGGTTCGACCCGCACCGGGACTCGGTGCCGTCCCTGTCGTTCGGGGCGGGGGCGCACTACTGCCTGGGCGCGCCGCTGGCCCGGCTGGAGGCGCAGACGGCCTTCCCGATGCTGCTGCGGCGCCTGCCGCGGCTGCGCCTGGCCGGGCCGGCGGTCCGCCGCGATCGGCTGGGTTTCCGCGGCTTCGCCGAACTGCCGGTGCTCGACGGCTGA
- a CDS encoding cytochrome bc complex cytochrome b subunit translates to MKRRKVDLKALPGKTAEEVDARLHVATPLRSLLNKVFPDHWSFLLGEIALFSFIVLLLTGTFLALFFEPSMQETHYNGSYVPLQGVQMSRAYETALNLSFDVRGGLIMRQMHHWAALLFMAAIVVHMIRIFVTGAFRKPRELNWIIGLSMFWLGFTEGFAGYSLPDDALSGTGLRIASAIMLSIPVVGSWVTTSLFGGEFPGEIILSRLYILHVFLLPLILLGLVTIHLALVFMQKHTQWPGPGRTNSNVVGERMFPRYALKQGGFFMLVFAVIALMGGLFQINPIWLFGPYEAAVVSAGSQPDWYVMFLDGSTRLMPAWEIRAFGYTIPPLFWPTVVLPGILTVLPMAYPWIEARWKKDKGHHNLLQRPRDVPDRTGLAAMALTFYMVLTISGGNDIVADKFHISLNAMTWAGRIGILILPPLAYYIARRIALGLQQHDREVLAHGVETGIIKRLPSGQFVEVHQPLAPADDHGHTDLPYVGWTVPKKMNRLGALGPAVRGFFRPVEQAAPPAQEQPPAREEITSGKH, encoded by the coding sequence ATGAAGCGTCGGAAAGTCGATCTGAAGGCCCTGCCGGGGAAGACGGCCGAGGAGGTCGACGCCCGGCTGCACGTGGCCACGCCGCTGCGCTCGCTGCTGAACAAGGTCTTCCCCGACCACTGGTCGTTCCTGCTGGGCGAGATCGCGCTGTTCTCGTTCATCGTGCTGCTGCTGACCGGCACCTTCCTGGCGCTGTTCTTCGAGCCGTCGATGCAGGAGACGCACTACAACGGGTCGTACGTCCCGCTCCAGGGCGTGCAGATGTCCCGGGCGTACGAGACGGCGCTGAACCTGTCGTTCGACGTGCGCGGCGGCCTGATCATGCGCCAGATGCACCACTGGGCGGCGCTGCTGTTCATGGCCGCGATCGTGGTGCACATGATCCGCATCTTCGTCACCGGCGCGTTCCGCAAGCCGCGTGAGCTGAACTGGATCATCGGCCTGTCGATGTTCTGGCTGGGCTTCACCGAGGGCTTCGCCGGCTACTCGCTGCCCGACGACGCGCTGTCCGGCACCGGTCTGCGCATCGCCTCGGCGATCATGCTGTCGATCCCGGTGGTCGGCTCCTGGGTGACCACGTCGCTGTTCGGCGGCGAGTTCCCCGGCGAGATCATCCTGTCCCGCCTGTACATCCTGCACGTGTTCCTGCTGCCGCTGATCCTGCTCGGCCTGGTCACCATCCACCTGGCGCTGGTGTTCATGCAGAAGCACACCCAGTGGCCGGGGCCGGGCCGGACCAACAGCAACGTGGTCGGCGAGCGGATGTTCCCGCGGTACGCGCTCAAGCAGGGCGGCTTCTTCATGCTCGTCTTCGCGGTGATCGCGCTGATGGGCGGCCTGTTCCAGATCAACCCGATCTGGCTGTTCGGCCCGTACGAGGCGGCGGTGGTCTCCGCGGGCAGCCAGCCCGACTGGTACGTCATGTTCCTGGACGGCTCGACGCGTCTGATGCCGGCCTGGGAGATCAGGGCGTTCGGCTACACCATCCCGCCGCTGTTCTGGCCCACGGTGGTGCTGCCCGGCATCCTGACGGTGCTGCCGATGGCGTACCCGTGGATCGAGGCGCGCTGGAAGAAGGACAAGGGCCACCACAACCTGCTCCAGCGTCCGCGTGACGTGCCGGACCGCACCGGTCTGGCCGCCATGGCGCTCACGTTCTACATGGTGCTGACGATCTCCGGCGGCAACGACATCGTCGCCGACAAGTTCCACATCAGCCTGAACGCGATGACCTGGGCGGGCCGCATCGGCATCCTGATCCTGCCGCCGCTGGCGTACTACATCGCCCGCCGCATCGCGCTGGGCCTCCAGCAGCACGACCGCGAGGTGCTGGCGCACGGTGTCGAGACCGGCATCATCAAGCGCCTGCCCAGCGGCCAGTTCGTCGAGGTGCACCAGCCGCTGGCGCCCGCCGACGACCACGGCCACACCGACCTGCCGTACGTCGGCTGGACGGTGCCGAAGAAGATGAACCGGCTCGGGGCCCTCGGCCCGGCGGTCCGGGGCTTCTTCCGGCCGGTCGAGCAGGCCGCCCCGCCGGCCCAGGAGCAGCCGCCGGCCCGCGAGGAGATCACCAGCGGCAAGCACTGA
- a CDS encoding ubiquinol-cytochrome c reductase iron-sulfur subunit produces the protein MSESNTPVLVDLDDPNLTTFDIVREGARRDGIEIVHYEPQYPAGSKGERRMVRIVSFFFLLTGIASTAFVVAFIWWPWEYEMGSNPSKVYTPILGLTLGLALIGVGLGILTWGKKLLPHEIAIQDRHDGPSDPVERKITGETLKFIGSELSVARRPALKLSLLGLLPLGAVAAAVPIGAMIKDPHHPDVLFKTGFAGATPENPIKLVRDDYTPIRPEEVSTGGQITVFPGIPGGVSNKYADSPTLLIHLREDDAEVLRQSLYQINNGSPWQSYVAYSKICTHAGCPASLYEQQTNRLLCPCHQSQFLITDNARPVFGPATRSLPMLPITVDKDGHFAATSDYKVPVGPAFWEKS, from the coding sequence ATGAGCGAGTCGAACACCCCGGTCCTGGTGGACCTGGACGACCCGAACCTCACCACGTTCGACATCGTCCGCGAGGGCGCCCGTCGGGACGGGATCGAGATCGTCCACTACGAGCCGCAGTACCCGGCGGGCTCGAAGGGCGAGCGGCGCATGGTGCGCATCGTCTCGTTCTTCTTCCTGCTGACGGGTATCGCCTCCACCGCTTTCGTGGTCGCCTTCATCTGGTGGCCGTGGGAGTACGAGATGGGCAGCAACCCCAGCAAGGTCTACACCCCGATCCTGGGCCTGACCCTGGGCCTGGCCCTGATCGGCGTGGGTCTGGGCATCCTGACCTGGGGCAAGAAGCTGCTGCCGCACGAGATCGCGATCCAGGACCGGCACGACGGCCCGTCCGACCCGGTCGAGCGCAAGATCACGGGCGAGACGCTGAAGTTCATCGGCAGCGAGCTGAGCGTGGCGCGCCGCCCGGCGCTGAAGCTGTCGCTGCTCGGCCTGCTGCCGCTGGGCGCGGTCGCGGCCGCGGTGCCGATCGGTGCCATGATCAAGGACCCGCACCACCCGGACGTCCTGTTCAAGACCGGGTTCGCGGGCGCCACGCCGGAGAACCCGATCAAGCTGGTCCGCGACGACTACACCCCGATCCGGCCGGAAGAGGTCAGCACCGGCGGCCAGATCACGGTGTTCCCGGGCATCCCGGGCGGCGTGAGCAACAAGTACGCCGACTCGCCGACGCTGCTGATCCACCTGCGCGAGGACGACGCGGAGGTGCTGCGCCAGAGCCTGTACCAGATCAACAACGGCAGCCCGTGGCAGAGCTACGTGGCCTACTCGAAGATCTGCACCCACGCGGGCTGCCCGGCCTCGCTGTACGAGCAGCAGACCAACCGCCTGCTCTGCCCGTGCCACCAGTCGCAGTTCCTCATCACCGACAACGCTCGGCCCGTCTTCGGCCCGGCCACCCGGTCGCTGCCGATGCTGCCGATCACGGTCGACAAGGATGGCCACTTCGCGGCCACCAGTGACTACAAGGTGCCGGTCGGCCCGGCGTTCTGGGAGAAGTCATGA
- a CDS encoding c-type cytochrome codes for MKTENAVPAPGAPRQRGRARRRMSGALRMLVALVFAGGLYTTFAPGIQASGAAPLSDAAQAGQALYDTSCISCHGNNAQGVDGRGPSLIGVGSAAVEFQVETGRMPAARQEAQAERKQPQFTSDQSRQLGAFIQELGGGPQLPAGEDFASKGDVSRGGELFRINCSSCHAFSTGGGALSSGKYAPTLSESTDRQLYAAMLTGPQNMPVFGDTELTPQDKYDVIAYVRALQDDQDPGGWGLGRFGPVTEGLAIFLVGVVALVFAALWIAGKS; via the coding sequence ATGAAAACCGAAAACGCCGTGCCGGCGCCGGGTGCCCCCCGGCAGCGCGGCCGGGCCCGCCGCCGGATGTCCGGCGCCCTGCGCATGCTTGTGGCGCTCGTGTTCGCCGGCGGCCTCTACACGACCTTCGCCCCTGGCATCCAGGCGTCCGGGGCCGCGCCGCTGAGCGACGCCGCCCAGGCCGGCCAGGCGCTGTACGACACGTCGTGCATCAGCTGCCACGGCAACAACGCCCAGGGCGTCGACGGCCGCGGCCCGAGCCTGATCGGCGTCGGCTCGGCGGCGGTGGAGTTCCAGGTGGAGACCGGCCGCATGCCGGCCGCCCGCCAGGAGGCGCAGGCGGAGCGCAAGCAGCCGCAGTTCACCAGCGACCAGTCGCGCCAGCTCGGCGCGTTCATCCAGGAGCTGGGCGGCGGCCCGCAGCTCCCGGCCGGGGAGGACTTCGCCAGCAAGGGCGACGTGTCCCGCGGCGGCGAGCTGTTCCGGATCAACTGCTCGTCCTGCCACGCGTTCTCGACCGGCGGCGGCGCGCTGTCCAGCGGCAAGTACGCCCCGACGCTGAGCGAGTCGACCGACCGCCAGCTGTACGCGGCGATGCTGACCGGCCCGCAGAACATGCCGGTCTTCGGTGACACGGAACTCACCCCGCAGGACAAGTACGACGTCATCGCCTACGTCCGCGCCCTGCAGGACGACCAGGACCCGGGCGGTTGGGGTCTCGGCCGATTCGGTCCCGTCACCGAGGGTCTGGCCATCTTCCTCGTCGGCGTCGTGGCCCTCGTCTTCGCGGCCCTCTGGATTGCAGGTAAGTCATGA
- a CDS encoding heme-copper oxidase subunit III produces the protein MTAASAIDKSRIHSLTRPNMVSVGTIVWLSSELMFFAALFAMFFAIRAADYGQWERHFHVLNLPYALTFTTILVLSSITCQIGVLRAERGDVYGLRFWFTITFLMGLTFVLGQVNEYIHLVHEGIKINADGYGSMFYLTTGFHGLHVTGGLIAFIIYLIRTTMGRFTPAQATSAIVVSYYWHFVDVVWIGLFFMIYLLERM, from the coding sequence GTGACTGCCGCCTCAGCCATCGACAAGAGCAGGATCCACTCCCTGACCAGGCCGAACATGGTCAGCGTCGGGACGATCGTGTGGCTCTCCAGCGAACTCATGTTCTTCGCGGCGCTGTTCGCGATGTTCTTCGCCATCCGCGCAGCGGACTACGGCCAGTGGGAGAGGCACTTCCACGTGCTGAACCTGCCGTACGCGCTGACCTTCACGACGATCCTGGTGCTGTCTTCCATCACCTGTCAGATCGGCGTGCTGCGCGCGGAGCGCGGCGACGTGTACGGCCTGCGGTTCTGGTTCACCATCACGTTCCTGATGGGTCTGACCTTCGTGCTGGGCCAGGTGAACGAGTACATCCACCTCGTCCACGAGGGCATCAAGATCAACGCTGACGGCTACGGCTCGATGTTCTACCTCACGACGGGCTTCCACGGCCTGCACGTGACGGGCGGTCTGATCGCCTTCATCATCTACTTGATCCGCACCACCATGGGCCGGTTCACGCCGGCGCAGGCGACCTCGGCCATCGTCGTGTCGTACTACTGGCACTTCGTGGACGTGGTCTGGATCGGTCTCTTCTTCATGATCTACCTGCTGGAGCGGATGTGA
- a CDS encoding cytochrome c oxidase assembly protein: protein MPPVDHFSALTSIVAVSGDPLPPFGLTTVFTQTRLDSWLAVGLVLSGALYLYGTHTLRRRGDRWSAGRTLAFLGGLALIAVVTVTGVGAYDTTLVSVHMVQHMTLSMVAPIFLALGAPVSLALRTLPPRPRRTLLAVLHSRVAAVLAFPLTAFAIFVANPFALYFTSLYELTLRHEWLHEVMHAHFIATGCLFFWPLLGRDPLPGRWPYPARALLMLLSVPFHTVLGLTIMQSKTLLGGDWYPALGLSWADPWADQVTAGGVLWAGGELVSVTMLGILVAQWIRQSRLEAARIDRQLDREEALAATARTEQPLDHANL from the coding sequence GTGCCCCCTGTCGATCATTTCAGCGCTCTGACCTCGATCGTTGCGGTCTCCGGCGACCCGCTGCCGCCGTTCGGCCTCACGACGGTCTTCACGCAGACCCGACTCGACTCGTGGCTCGCGGTGGGTCTGGTGCTCTCCGGGGCGCTGTACCTGTACGGCACGCACACCCTGCGCCGCCGCGGCGACCGCTGGTCGGCCGGGCGCACCCTGGCCTTCCTCGGCGGCCTGGCCCTCATCGCCGTGGTCACCGTCACCGGCGTCGGCGCCTACGACACCACGCTGGTCAGCGTGCACATGGTCCAGCACATGACGCTGTCCATGGTCGCCCCGATCTTCCTGGCCCTGGGCGCCCCGGTCAGCCTCGCGCTGCGCACGCTGCCGCCGCGGCCCCGCCGCACGCTGCTGGCGGTGCTGCACAGCCGGGTCGCGGCGGTGCTGGCGTTCCCGCTCACGGCCTTCGCCATCTTCGTCGCCAACCCGTTCGCGCTGTACTTCACCAGCCTCTACGAGCTGACGCTGCGCCACGAGTGGCTGCACGAGGTGATGCACGCGCACTTCATCGCGACCGGCTGCCTGTTCTTCTGGCCGCTGCTGGGGCGCGACCCGCTGCCCGGACGCTGGCCGTACCCGGCGCGAGCTCTGCTGATGCTCCTCAGTGTGCCGTTCCACACGGTCCTGGGGCTGACCATCATGCAGTCCAAGACCCTGCTCGGCGGCGACTGGTACCCCGCACTGGGGCTGAGCTGGGCCGATCCGTGGGCCGACCAGGTCACCGCGGGCGGGGTGCTGTGGGCCGGCGGCGAACTCGTGTCGGTCACCATGCTCGGCATCCTCGTGGCCCAGTGGATCCGCCAGTCGCGGCTGGAGGCGGCCCGGATCGACCGCCAGCTCGACCGCGAGGAAGCGCTGGCCGCCACCGCGCGCACCGAGCAACCGCTGGATCACGCCAACCTCTAG
- the trpD gene encoding anthranilate phosphoribosyltransferase, with product MGDQHTWPRLLGALLRREELTPDDTAWAMGEVMDGAATAAQIAGFALLLRAKGETPSEMRGLVAAMMAASAAMPQTDEQRLATLDIVGTGGDQAHTVNISTMAAIVAAGAGARVVKHGNRAASSSCGTADVLEFLGIPLDLGPEQVARVADEVGIGFCFAARFHPGMRHAGAPRRELGVPTAFNFLGPLTNPARPRAAAVGCADVRMAPVMAEVFAERGDTVLVVRGEDGLDEVTTAAPTRLWLARGGRVTPLVLDLVDLGVPRAGSGDLSGGDVSYNAEVVRRLVGGETGPVRDAVLANTAVALTAHDWAQQGLGPADPDTVAAELADAVRANLERAAAAVDSGAAAATLDRWITAATEAKYAV from the coding sequence ATGGGCGATCAGCACACCTGGCCACGACTGCTCGGCGCGCTGCTGCGCCGGGAGGAGCTGACCCCCGACGACACCGCCTGGGCCATGGGCGAGGTCATGGACGGCGCGGCGACCGCGGCCCAGATCGCCGGGTTCGCGCTGCTGCTGCGGGCCAAGGGCGAGACCCCCAGCGAGATGCGCGGCCTGGTCGCGGCGATGATGGCGGCCTCGGCCGCGATGCCGCAGACCGACGAGCAGCGGCTCGCCACCCTCGACATCGTGGGCACCGGTGGTGACCAGGCCCACACCGTCAACATCTCCACCATGGCCGCGATCGTCGCGGCCGGCGCGGGCGCGCGCGTGGTCAAGCACGGCAACCGGGCCGCGTCGTCGTCCTGCGGCACCGCCGACGTGCTGGAGTTCCTCGGCATCCCGCTCGACCTCGGCCCGGAGCAGGTCGCCCGGGTCGCCGACGAGGTCGGCATCGGCTTCTGCTTCGCCGCCCGGTTCCACCCGGGCATGCGGCACGCCGGCGCCCCCCGCCGCGAGCTGGGCGTGCCGACCGCGTTCAACTTCCTCGGCCCGCTGACAAACCCCGCCCGCCCGCGCGCGGCCGCGGTCGGCTGCGCCGACGTGCGCATGGCGCCGGTGATGGCCGAGGTGTTCGCCGAACGCGGTGACACGGTCCTGGTGGTCCGCGGCGAGGACGGCCTGGACGAGGTGACCACCGCGGCGCCTACGCGCCTCTGGCTGGCTCGTGGCGGGCGGGTGACCCCGCTGGTGCTCGACCTGGTCGACCTCGGGGTGCCCCGGGCCGGCTCCGGCGACCTCAGCGGCGGCGACGTGTCCTACAACGCCGAGGTGGTGCGCCGCCTGGTCGGCGGCGAGACCGGGCCGGTGCGCGACGCCGTGCTGGCCAACACCGCCGTGGCGCTGACCGCGCACGACTGGGCGCAGCAGGGCCTGGGCCCGGCCGATCCGGACACGGTCGCCGCCGAGCTGGCCGACGCCGTACGCGCCAATCTGGAGCGCGCGGCCGCCGCGGTGGATTCCGGTGCCGCCGCGGCCACGCTCGACCGCTGGATCACGGCCGCGACCGAGGCCAAGTACGCGGTCTAG
- a CDS encoding cytochrome c oxidase subunit 4 — translation MKTEYRIFVGVSLFLIVTAAVYGWWTNHTLGGVEWIGVVALIMSTLLCAMCGGYFWFVSRRIDLRPEDRLDAEIADGAGELGFFSPGSYWPFGIAVSALIASLGLVFWMWWLIALGIICVLLSASALLFEYYTGTRRTAEH, via the coding sequence ATGAAGACGGAATACCGCATCTTTGTCGGCGTCTCGCTGTTCCTCATCGTCACCGCCGCGGTCTACGGCTGGTGGACGAACCACACCCTGGGCGGCGTCGAGTGGATCGGCGTCGTGGCGCTGATCATGTCGACGCTGCTGTGCGCGATGTGCGGCGGCTACTTCTGGTTCGTGTCGCGCCGCATCGACCTGCGCCCGGAGGACCGGCTCGACGCCGAGATCGCCGACGGCGCCGGTGAGCTGGGCTTCTTCAGCCCCGGCAGCTACTGGCCGTTCGGCATCGCGGTCTCGGCCCTGATCGCCTCGCTCGGCCTGGTGTTCTGGATGTGGTGGCTGATCGCGCTCGGCATCATCTGCGTGCTGCTGTCGGCCTCGGCGCTGCTGTTCGAGTACTACACCGGCACCCGGCGCACCGCGGAGCACTGA